From a region of the Terriglobia bacterium genome:
- a CDS encoding exodeoxyribonuclease VII small subunit — protein MPKFEECLQRLEKIVNELEKGDLPLESALKLFEEGIQLSNSCRKELESAEGKVEILLKQNGKLQPEPFEMAEKAQAHKK, from the coding sequence TTGCCGAAGTTCGAGGAGTGTCTTCAGCGCCTGGAAAAGATAGTAAACGAGCTTGAGAAGGGGGACCTGCCCCTGGAATCGGCGCTAAAGCTCTTCGAAGAAGGTATCCAGCTCTCCAATTCCTGTCGCAAGGAATTGGAATCGGCGGAAGGCAAGGTCGAGATCCTGCTGAAGCAGAACGGAAAGCTCCAGCCTGAGCCTTTTGAAATGGCAGAAAAGGCGCAGGCGCACAAGAAGTGA